The genomic window GGCGCCGACGGTCTTGCCGCCTTCGCGGATGGCGAAGCGCAGACCCTCTTCGAGAGCGATCGGGGTGATGAGCGTGACGGTGAGCGAGACGTTGTCGCCGGGCATGACCATCTCGGTCCCCGCCGGCAGCTCGGCCGAGCCGGTGACGTCGGTGGTGCGGATGTAGAACTGCGGGCGGTAGCCGTTGAAGAACGGGGTGTGCCGGCCGCCCTCCTCCTTGGAGAGCACG from Candidatus Limnocylindria bacterium includes these protein-coding regions:
- the tuf gene encoding elongation factor Tu (EF-Tu; promotes GTP-dependent binding of aminoacyl-tRNA to the A-site of ribosomes during protein biosynthesis; when the tRNA anticodon matches the mRNA codon, GTP hydrolysis results; the inactive EF-Tu-GDP leaves the ribosome and release of GDP is promoted by elongation factor Ts; many prokaryotes have two copies of the gene encoding EF-Tu), with the protein product VLSKEEGGRHTPFFNGYRPQFYIRTTDVTGSAELPAGTEMVMPGDNVSLTVTLITPIALEEGLRFAIREGGKTVGAGVVTKILE